One Roseburia rectibacter DNA window includes the following coding sequences:
- a CDS encoding histidine phosphatase family protein, whose product MILYFVRHGETDWNVKKKIQGKTDVPLDETGKQQAKELADMLLDRKKEGTLQVVRAYTSPQLRAAQTAQEAAIALDIPCIAADGLREMDMGDWEGRSWESITQENAKEYQDWDANRRYVHTPHGECYNEVLRRALDTLGMILERETEDVLIVTHSGVLMALRCYIAGQAFEEMGIIRYKTKNAEVVEIFADDVKDAIERFQKGE is encoded by the coding sequence ATGATTTTATATTTTGTACGTCACGGAGAGACGGACTGGAATGTAAAAAAGAAAATACAGGGCAAGACAGATGTGCCGTTGGATGAGACAGGAAAGCAGCAGGCAAAAGAGCTTGCGGACATGCTTCTGGATCGGAAAAAGGAAGGGACTCTTCAGGTTGTGCGGGCATATACATCCCCACAGCTTCGTGCAGCACAGACGGCACAGGAGGCGGCGATCGCGCTTGATATTCCATGTATTGCGGCGGATGGTCTGCGGGAAATGGATATGGGCGACTGGGAAGGCAGAAGCTGGGAAAGCATTACGCAGGAAAATGCGAAAGAGTATCAGGACTGGGATGCCAACAGGCGTTATGTCCATACACCGCATGGAGAATGTTACAATGAAGTGCTGAGGCGTGCGCTTGATACACTCGGAATGATCTTAGAACGGGAGACGGAAGATGTGTTGATCGTAACGCACAGTGGCGTACTGATGGCATTGCGGTGTTATATTGCCGGACAGGCATTTGAGGAAATGGGTATCATACGGTATAAGACGAAAAATGCAGAGGTGGTTGAAATTTTTGCGGATGATGTAAAAGATGCGATCGAACGTTTTCAAAAGGGGGAGTAA
- a CDS encoding DeoR/GlpR family DNA-binding transcription regulator, which yields MLTEERFTRILSILESMGSVTVQQLMTELDASESTIRRDLNTLDANGQLIKVHGGAILKNTSYSTEDDEVMQRRERNKGAKEKIAKYAAGLIEPGDFVYIDAGTTTDLMIDFITVRQAVFVTNAITHAKKLAQKGCTVYILGGEFKTVTEAIVGEEAVSSVEKYNFTKGFWGANGISMQRGFSTPELKEALVKKRSMENCRECYILADDSKFNQISSVTFAPFESAKVITTGLTKPAYRKCKNVIEV from the coding sequence ATGCTGACAGAAGAAAGATTTACAAGAATTTTATCCATACTAGAGAGTATGGGCAGCGTGACCGTTCAGCAGCTTATGACAGAACTGGATGCATCAGAGTCAACGATCCGGAGAGATTTAAATACACTGGATGCAAATGGTCAGCTCATTAAAGTCCATGGCGGTGCAATTTTAAAAAACACCTCATACAGTACCGAGGATGACGAAGTCATGCAGCGTAGAGAACGGAACAAAGGTGCAAAAGAAAAGATCGCAAAATATGCGGCAGGGCTGATCGAACCTGGAGATTTTGTTTATATTGATGCAGGTACGACGACGGATCTGATGATCGATTTTATTACGGTCAGACAGGCAGTGTTTGTGACAAATGCGATCACACATGCAAAAAAACTTGCGCAGAAAGGTTGTACGGTATATATTCTTGGCGGCGAGTTCAAGACGGTGACAGAGGCAATCGTTGGAGAGGAAGCTGTTTCTTCGGTTGAAAAATATAATTTTACAAAAGGATTCTGGGGAGCAAACGGAATCAGTATGCAGCGCGGATTTTCCACACCGGAGTTAAAAGAAGCGCTCGTAAAAAAACGCTCCATGGAGAACTGCAGAGAATGTTATATCTTAGCAGATGATAGCAAGTTCAATCAGATATCAAGTGTGACATTTGCTCCGTTTGAGAGTGCAAAGGTCATCACGACAGGTCTTACAAAACCTGCGTACCGTAAATGTAAAAATGTAATTGAAGTATAA
- the pfkB gene encoding 1-phosphofructokinase, with the protein MIYTVTFNPSLDYIVTVPHFTCGMVNWTSEEKIFPGGKGINVSMVLKNLGLENTALGFYAGFTGNELERLIREKGIRADFIPVKEGMTRINVKMRSDEESEINGQGPAISEADIKTLYEKLDRLSDGDVLVMAGSIPDVMPQTIYMDIMKYLADKDLKIVVDATKDLLVNVLQYHPFLIKPNNHELGEIFGVKITEKEDVITYAKKMQEKGAGNVLVSMAGDGAVLVAEDGSIFQAEAPKGKVVNSVGAGDSMVAGFVTGYLKTGSYKEAFQMGVCTGSASAFSEELATEPEVLALLDKNKGIFK; encoded by the coding sequence ATGATTTACACTGTTACATTTAATCCATCACTGGACTACATTGTGACAGTTCCGCATTTCACCTGCGGAATGGTCAACTGGACATCAGAGGAGAAGATTTTTCCGGGTGGAAAAGGAATCAATGTATCCATGGTGTTAAAAAATCTTGGACTGGAGAACACGGCACTTGGGTTTTATGCCGGATTTACCGGAAACGAACTGGAGCGTCTGATCAGGGAAAAAGGAATCCGGGCGGATTTTATTCCGGTAAAAGAAGGAATGACAAGGATCAATGTAAAAATGCGTTCCGACGAGGAGAGTGAGATCAACGGACAGGGACCGGCGATATCGGAAGCTGACATCAAAACACTTTATGAAAAACTGGATCGGCTTTCAGATGGAGATGTTTTGGTTATGGCAGGAAGTATCCCGGATGTGATGCCGCAGACCATCTACATGGATATCATGAAATATCTTGCAGATAAGGATTTAAAGATTGTTGTGGATGCGACAAAAGATCTGCTCGTAAATGTATTACAGTATCATCCGTTTTTAATTAAACCGAATAATCATGAGCTTGGTGAGATTTTCGGTGTGAAAATAACAGAAAAAGAAGATGTGATCACTTACGCAAAGAAGATGCAGGAAAAGGGCGCAGGAAATGTCCTCGTTTCCATGGCTGGCGACGGAGCAGTGCTGGTTGCTGAAGACGGCAGCATCTTTCAGGCGGAGGCACCAAAGGGTAAGGTCGTCAATTCGGTTGGCGCCGGGGACTCCATGGTAGCCGGATTTGTAACAGGTTATTTAAAGACGGGAAGCTATAAAGAAGCTTTCCAGATGGGGGTTTGTACTGGAAGTGCATCGGCATTTTCAGAGGAACTGGCAACAGAACCGGAAGTTTTGGCGCTTTTAGATAAAAACAAAGGCATATTTAAGTAG
- a CDS encoding PTS fructose transporter subunit IIABC — MKIRDLLAVESIDLNGKVNGKNETLDAMVALMAKSGKINDVEKYRKGVYAREEEGTTGIGEGIAIPHCKSDAVSKPGLAAMVIKDGVDFDALDGEKVSLIFLIAAPNTEDNVHLDVLSKLSVLLMDENFTSGLRNAKTVEEFLSVIDRAEAEKDAEEEKKNSADTKNAAEEKNTENGKLILAVTGCPNGIAHTYMAAENIEKKAKELGCRVKVETRGSGGAKNVLTKAEIAEAACIIVAADTQVPMDRFAGRPVIQCKVSDGISKAEELLDRALNGNVPLYQAKGSGQAADSEEESDSVGHQIYKHLMNGVSHMLPFVIGGGILIAIAFLIDGFAVDLNSLPFDERSNFGTITPMAAMFKSIGGVAFGFMLPILAGFIAMSIADRPGLAVGFVGGAIAANGTSGFLGALVAGFVAGYLVRLLKKLFEKLPEGLEGIKPMLLYPVIGIFLIGVIMTYVVEPPIGALNVMINNGLNSMNGAKAILLGALLGGMMSVDMGGPVNKAAYVFGTASIAAGNYNIMAAVMVGGMVPPLAIALATMFFKNKFTEEERKAGPTNIVMGLSFISEGAIPFAASDPLRVLPSCIIGSAVAGALSMAFNCTLMAPHGGIFVFLTVGHPLLYLVSLAVGSVVGCVILGLLKKDVSKR, encoded by the coding sequence ATGAAAATCAGGGATTTACTTGCCGTAGAGAGTATTGACTTAAATGGCAAAGTTAATGGAAAGAACGAAACCCTTGATGCAATGGTTGCATTGATGGCTAAGAGCGGAAAGATCAACGATGTTGAGAAGTACCGCAAGGGCGTATACGCCAGAGAGGAAGAAGGAACAACCGGAATTGGTGAGGGAATCGCCATTCCACATTGCAAGTCAGATGCAGTCAGCAAACCTGGTCTTGCAGCAATGGTCATCAAAGACGGGGTGGATTTTGATGCATTAGATGGAGAAAAGGTCAGCCTGATCTTCCTGATCGCAGCACCAAATACGGAAGACAACGTACATCTGGATGTACTTAGCAAGTTATCTGTTCTTCTGATGGATGAGAATTTTACAAGCGGACTTCGCAATGCAAAGACGGTTGAGGAATTTTTAAGTGTGATCGACCGCGCGGAAGCTGAGAAAGATGCCGAAGAAGAGAAAAAGAACAGCGCAGATACAAAGAATGCGGCAGAGGAGAAAAACACAGAGAATGGAAAGCTGATCCTCGCTGTAACCGGATGCCCGAACGGAATCGCACATACTTATATGGCGGCAGAAAATATTGAGAAAAAAGCGAAAGAGCTTGGATGCCGTGTGAAAGTTGAGACAAGAGGTTCCGGCGGTGCCAAAAATGTATTGACAAAAGCTGAAATTGCAGAGGCTGCATGTATTATTGTTGCAGCGGATACACAGGTTCCGATGGATCGTTTTGCAGGCAGACCTGTGATCCAGTGTAAGGTTTCTGATGGAATCAGTAAGGCGGAAGAATTGTTAGACAGAGCGTTAAACGGCAATGTTCCACTGTATCAGGCGAAGGGAAGCGGTCAGGCAGCAGACAGTGAGGAAGAATCTGACAGCGTTGGACACCAGATTTACAAACACCTGATGAATGGAGTTTCCCATATGTTACCGTTCGTTATCGGCGGTGGTATCCTGATTGCGATCGCATTTCTGATCGATGGTTTTGCAGTTGACTTAAACAGCCTTCCATTTGATGAGCGTTCAAACTTTGGTACGATCACACCGATGGCGGCAATGTTTAAATCGATCGGTGGTGTTGCATTCGGATTTATGCTTCCGATCTTAGCCGGATTTATCGCAATGAGTATTGCAGATCGTCCTGGTCTTGCGGTCGGTTTTGTCGGCGGAGCAATCGCGGCAAACGGAACATCCGGATTCCTTGGAGCTCTCGTTGCAGGTTTTGTTGCAGGCTATCTGGTACGTCTGTTAAAGAAACTGTTTGAGAAACTGCCGGAAGGCTTAGAGGGTATCAAGCCAATGCTTCTCTATCCGGTAATCGGTATCTTTTTGATCGGAGTGATCATGACTTATGTGGTAGAGCCTCCGATCGGAGCATTAAACGTTATGATCAACAACGGATTAAACAGCATGAATGGTGCAAAGGCAATCCTGCTTGGCGCACTGCTCGGCGGAATGATGTCCGTAGATATGGGTGGCCCGGTAAACAAAGCAGCATATGTATTTGGTACCGCATCTATCGCAGCAGGCAATTACAATATCATGGCAGCTGTTATGGTCGGTGGTATGGTTCCACCGCTTGCAATCGCACTTGCAACCATGTTCTTTAAAAACAAATTTACCGAAGAAGAGAGAAAAGCAGGACCGACAAACATTGTTATGGGACTTTCCTTTATCTCAGAGGGAGCAATCCCGTTTGCAGCATCGGATCCATTGCGTGTGCTGCCGTCCTGTATCATTGGTTCCGCAGTTGCAGGAGCATTATCCATGGCATTTAACTGTACATTAATGGCACCACATGGTGGAATCTTCGTATTCTTAACCGTAGGCCATCCACTGTTATATCTTGTATCCCTGGCAGTTGGTTCTGTTGTAGGATGCGTAATCCTTGGACTTTTAAAGAAGGATGTATCAAAAAGATAG
- a CDS encoding HPr family phosphocarrier protein, with protein MKEFKYVITDKGGIHARPAGALVKEAAAFPCSITIAKDGKAADAKRIFGVMGLGVKCGEEITVCTDGENEEAASAAIEAFLKANL; from the coding sequence ATGAAAGAATTTAAATACGTGATCACAGACAAAGGGGGAATCCATGCAAGACCGGCAGGAGCACTTGTAAAGGAAGCAGCCGCATTTCCATGCAGCATTACCATTGCAAAAGATGGAAAAGCAGCAGATGCAAAACGTATTTTTGGAGTTATGGGACTTGGTGTAAAATGCGGCGAGGAGATCACAGTCTGCACCGATGGAGAGAATGAAGAGGCAGCAAGTGCTGCAATCGAGGCATTTTTGAAAGCAAATCTGTAA
- the ptsP gene encoding phosphoenolpyruvate--protein phosphotransferase, whose product MELHGKSVFGGIAMGRLSVYHKTDNAVKRTKITDIEAEKKRFEDAKEEAKRQLGVFYEKAVREVGEVNAAIFEMHQMMLDDLDYVESITNMIETQQVNAEFAVASTGDNFAQMFAAMDDDYMRERAADVKDISNRVISILQGNGDAGLSGDEPFILLADDLAPSETVQLDKSKVLAFVTRHGSTNSHTAILARTMNIPALIGVDFPEEGVDGQFGIVDGFDAKFFVEPDEDTKAEYRKLKEENEQKKRLLQELKGKENITRDGTKINLYANIGGVSDVANVLANDAGGIGLFRSEFLYLESEDYPTEEAQFAAYKTVAENMAGKKVIIRTLDIGADKQVGYFGLEKEENPAMGYRAIRICLDRTEIFKTQLRAIYRASYYGTIAIMFPMIISVNEVKKIKEIIAEVKAGLDADGIPYKDVELGIMIETPAAVMISDLLAKEVDFFSIGTNDLTQYTLAIDRQNPKLDNIYDSHHEAVLRMLKMVVDNGHKEGCWVGICGELGADETLTETFLRMGFDELSVSPSMILRIRDKIRNTDLSEK is encoded by the coding sequence ATGGAACTGCACGGAAAAAGTGTATTCGGCGGAATTGCCATGGGCAGACTGTCTGTCTATCATAAGACGGATAACGCAGTAAAACGAACAAAGATAACGGATATAGAAGCAGAAAAAAAACGTTTTGAGGATGCAAAAGAAGAAGCCAAAAGGCAGCTTGGTGTTTTCTATGAAAAAGCAGTCAGGGAAGTCGGTGAAGTCAATGCGGCAATTTTTGAGATGCACCAGATGATGCTGGATGATCTCGACTATGTAGAGTCGATCACAAACATGATCGAAACCCAGCAGGTCAATGCAGAATTTGCAGTTGCTTCCACCGGAGATAATTTTGCGCAGATGTTTGCTGCGATGGATGATGATTATATGAGAGAACGTGCGGCGGATGTCAAAGATATCTCCAATCGCGTGATCTCTATTTTACAGGGAAACGGCGATGCAGGCTTAAGCGGTGATGAACCGTTTATCCTTTTAGCGGATGATCTTGCACCGAGTGAGACTGTGCAGCTTGATAAATCAAAAGTACTTGCTTTTGTAACACGTCACGGTTCCACCAATTCCCACACGGCGATCTTAGCGAGAACCATGAATATTCCGGCATTGATCGGAGTTGATTTTCCGGAAGAGGGTGTGGACGGACAGTTCGGTATCGTGGATGGATTTGATGCAAAGTTTTTCGTAGAACCGGATGAGGATACGAAAGCGGAATACCGGAAGTTAAAAGAAGAAAATGAGCAGAAGAAACGTCTGCTTCAGGAATTAAAGGGTAAGGAAAATATCACAAGGGATGGAACGAAGATCAATCTTTATGCCAATATCGGGGGTGTTTCCGATGTGGCAAATGTACTTGCCAATGATGCGGGTGGAATCGGACTGTTCCGGAGTGAGTTCCTTTATTTAGAGTCGGAGGATTACCCGACAGAAGAAGCACAGTTTGCAGCATATAAGACAGTTGCGGAAAATATGGCGGGTAAAAAAGTTATTATCCGTACACTTGATATCGGAGCAGATAAACAGGTCGGTTATTTTGGCCTTGAGAAAGAAGAAAACCCGGCAATGGGTTACCGTGCGATCCGGATCTGCCTCGACCGCACTGAAATTTTTAAGACACAGCTTCGGGCAATCTACCGTGCCAGCTATTATGGAACGATTGCGATCATGTTCCCGATGATCATTTCCGTAAATGAGGTGAAAAAGATCAAAGAAATCATTGCGGAAGTGAAAGCGGGACTTGATGCCGACGGTATTCCGTATAAGGATGTGGAACTCGGTATTATGATCGAGACACCGGCGGCAGTTATGATCAGTGATCTTTTAGCGAAAGAGGTTGATTTCTTTTCGATCGGGACAAACGATCTGACACAATATACACTTGCAATCGACAGGCAGAATCCGAAACTGGATAATATTTATGATTCACACCATGAAGCAGTCCTTCGGATGTTAAAAATGGTTGTGGATAACGGACATAAGGAAGGATGCTGGGTTGGCATCTGCGGTGAGCTTGGCGCGGATGAAACGCTCACAGAGACATTCCTTCGGATGGGATTTGACGAACTTTCCGTATCGCCGTCTATGATACTTCGGATCAGGGATAAGATACGAAATACAGATCTGTCAGAGAAATAA
- a CDS encoding amidohydrolase has product MSNYLLIKQGTIHNAIEEEPFVADILVENGKIKKIAPVLEGKIINDAEVIDAMGIDIYPGFVDAHCHMGLDGYATGFAGEDYNELGDPVTPQLSAVDAVNPQDETFQMAREGGVTCVCTGPGSSNVIGGTFCAIKTYGKRVDDMLVKEKTAMKIAFGENPKNCYKEKGVYSRMSVAAKLREALTKAKIYDRQLQAAGCPEGWNELQMEHTWEQAQEQVMDNSQKTDADMQVDFSKMPAYDAKMEALLPVIRGEMPLKAHAHRADDIYTAIRIAKEFHVDLRIDHTTDGALIADDLAKEGYPVAVGPSFGHATKYELRHKGFHTPAALAKAGCQVSIITDSPVIEERYLALCAGRAVFNGLSEFDALKAITINAAKHIGIEDRVGSIEEGKDADFVLTRENPFAVDTHILYTIIDGNVVYQGESE; this is encoded by the coding sequence ATGAGCAATTACTTATTGATCAAACAGGGAACGATCCACAATGCCATAGAGGAAGAGCCATTTGTGGCAGATATTCTGGTGGAGAATGGAAAAATAAAAAAGATCGCGCCGGTTTTAGAAGGAAAAATCATCAATGATGCGGAAGTGATCGATGCGATGGGAATCGATATTTATCCGGGGTTTGTGGATGCGCACTGCCACATGGGATTAGATGGATATGCGACCGGATTTGCCGGGGAGGATTACAACGAATTAGGGGATCCTGTGACACCGCAGCTTTCGGCGGTAGATGCAGTTAACCCGCAGGATGAGACTTTCCAGATGGCACGCGAAGGCGGTGTGACCTGTGTCTGTACCGGACCGGGCAGTTCGAATGTAATTGGCGGAACATTCTGCGCTATCAAGACTTACGGAAAACGTGTGGATGACATGCTGGTCAAAGAGAAAACCGCTATGAAGATCGCTTTTGGTGAGAATCCTAAAAACTGTTATAAGGAAAAAGGTGTTTATTCGAGGATGTCTGTTGCCGCGAAGCTGCGTGAAGCACTGACAAAGGCAAAAATATATGACAGACAGTTACAGGCGGCAGGCTGCCCGGAAGGCTGGAATGAACTTCAGATGGAACATACATGGGAACAGGCGCAGGAACAAGTGATGGATAATTCACAGAAAACGGACGCGGATATGCAGGTAGATTTTTCAAAGATGCCGGCATATGATGCAAAAATGGAGGCGCTTCTTCCTGTTATCCGCGGTGAGATGCCGTTAAAAGCCCATGCGCACCGCGCAGATGATATCTATACGGCGATCCGTATTGCAAAAGAATTTCATGTGGATCTTAGGATCGATCACACAACGGATGGTGCCCTGATCGCCGATGATCTTGCAAAAGAAGGATATCCGGTTGCAGTGGGGCCGTCTTTTGGACATGCCACCAAATATGAACTGCGCCATAAAGGATTCCATACACCGGCTGCACTTGCAAAAGCAGGCTGCCAGGTTTCGATCATTACAGATTCGCCGGTGATCGAGGAACGTTATCTGGCACTCTGTGCAGGACGTGCGGTGTTTAACGGACTCAGTGAGTTTGATGCATTAAAAGCAATTACGATCAATGCTGCAAAGCATATCGGAATCGAAGACCGCGTCGGAAGCATTGAGGAGGGAAAGGATGCGGATTTTGTCCTGACAAGGGAAAATCCGTTTGCTGTGGATACTCATATTTTATATACGATCATTGATGGAAATGTGGTGTATCAAGGAGAAAGCGAATAA
- the codA gene encoding cytosine deaminase has translation MKKFTNVRLKGEKEPVSILVEDGKITKIAKEIPQECETIDVGGNLVIPPYVDPHLHLDYVFTADMGEQNGSGTLFEGIQRWSESKGNMTVEQMKARIYSGIRKEMLHGVQAIRTHIDVTDPTFTGLKAALEVREEVKDILDLQIVAFPQEGMYAYKGGDELVEEGLKMGADCVGAIPHFELAREFGEKSIHKVIELATKYDKLIDVHCDETDDTQSRFLELLNALALMEGIGTRTTASHTCSFGSADNSYAFRMMKLFKKSGINFISCPTENIYLEGRQDTYPKRRGITRVKELNDNGINVCFAQDSMSDPWYPLGNGNMMMILDHGIHIAQMMSPEEITNDLDLVTRNGAITMNIMDHYGIEEGKPANFIVLDAKSEFEAICERAGITASVRNGEFLFQKTPAQVTGAIDLLK, from the coding sequence ATGAAAAAATTTACAAATGTGAGATTAAAAGGGGAAAAAGAGCCGGTATCGATCCTTGTAGAGGACGGTAAAATTACAAAAATCGCAAAAGAAATACCACAGGAATGTGAGACGATCGATGTGGGTGGAAATCTTGTGATTCCGCCATATGTTGATCCGCATCTTCATTTGGATTATGTGTTTACCGCAGATATGGGAGAGCAGAATGGTTCGGGAACATTGTTTGAAGGCATCCAGCGCTGGAGTGAATCAAAGGGAAATATGACGGTAGAGCAGATGAAAGCACGCATTTACAGTGGAATCCGCAAAGAGATGCTTCATGGTGTGCAGGCAATCCGTACACATATTGATGTCACAGATCCGACTTTTACCGGATTAAAGGCAGCTCTTGAAGTAAGGGAAGAAGTAAAAGACATTTTAGATCTTCAGATAGTTGCATTTCCACAGGAAGGCATGTATGCTTATAAAGGCGGCGATGAGCTGGTGGAGGAAGGTTTAAAGATGGGAGCCGACTGTGTCGGTGCGATCCCACATTTTGAACTGGCAAGAGAGTTTGGTGAAAAATCCATTCATAAAGTCATTGAGCTTGCAACAAAATATGATAAGCTGATTGATGTTCACTGTGATGAGACAGATGATACACAGAGCCGTTTTCTGGAGCTTTTAAATGCACTTGCACTGATGGAAGGAATCGGAACAAGGACAACAGCAAGCCATACCTGCTCTTTTGGTTCTGCTGATAACAGTTATGCATTCCGCATGATGAAGCTGTTCAAAAAATCCGGGATCAATTTTATTTCCTGCCCGACAGAAAATATTTATCTGGAAGGCAGACAGGATACATATCCGAAGCGCCGTGGTATCACGCGTGTGAAAGAACTGAATGATAATGGAATCAACGTCTGCTTTGCGCAGGATTCCATGTCTGATCCGTGGTATCCGCTTGGAAACGGTAATATGATGATGATATTAGATCATGGTATCCATATTGCGCAGATGATGTCACCGGAGGAGATTACGAATGATCTTGATCTTGTGACGAGAAATGGCGCTATTACAATGAATATTATGGATCATTACGGAATCGAAGAAGGCAAACCGGCAAACTTTATCGTGCTGGATGCAAAGTCAGAATTTGAGGCGATCTGTGAAAGAGCAGGAATCACTGCTTCTGTAAGAAATGGAGAATTTCTGTTTCAAAAGACACCTGCACAGGTCACAGGAGCGATTGATTTACTGAAATAG
- a CDS encoding PucR family transcriptional regulator, with protein MFQCKDLLSLTTMSQAKVVAGTGGMERGIRWSYKAENINFEKWVHGQELLIISGPVTQRKNFDLYRTIEKAIELKMSCALLLVGENYVTQIDEKVIDLAEKNDFPLFTMPWDVPLLDFFEELGHAIAYLDDRKDIQDSLLAEIIFGNSINVHNIEHKCQQMGQDISVMEQVFVLHPEDLSNDEVRSYAEVLKGLFAKKEYPAIISCYGDRMIGFMKDCSGCRQIITEIFDEFTAFLQSEHEGICYTLNIGEKCSSLSKLQKSFHETSRTNAILEHIHRVNEVVFYDQMGFYRLLMSYENTEPMKRFVDEVLGEILAYDKKNHTQLIGTMWAYFGSDCNLQRTADRLFSHKNTVKYRLQRIEQITGRDFDNRFESQELYNALMIYYYIE; from the coding sequence ATGTTTCAATGCAAGGATCTGCTTTCGCTTACGACAATGTCGCAGGCGAAAGTGGTTGCCGGAACCGGCGGGATGGAGCGGGGAATTCGCTGGTCCTATAAGGCAGAGAATATTAATTTTGAAAAATGGGTTCATGGTCAGGAACTTTTGATCATCAGTGGACCGGTAACCCAGCGAAAAAACTTTGATCTGTATCGGACGATTGAAAAAGCAATCGAACTTAAGATGTCCTGTGCACTGCTTCTTGTAGGAGAGAATTATGTGACGCAGATCGATGAAAAGGTAATAGATTTAGCGGAAAAGAATGATTTTCCGCTTTTTACCATGCCATGGGATGTGCCGCTTTTGGATTTCTTTGAGGAGCTTGGTCATGCGATTGCTTATTTAGATGACAGGAAAGATATTCAGGACAGTCTGCTTGCAGAGATTATTTTTGGAAACAGCATTAATGTACATAATATCGAACACAAGTGCCAGCAGATGGGACAGGACATATCCGTGATGGAACAGGTATTTGTGCTTCATCCGGAGGATCTTTCCAATGATGAGGTACGTTCTTATGCAGAAGTGTTAAAAGGACTCTTTGCAAAGAAAGAATACCCGGCGATCATTTCCTGTTATGGCGACCGCATGATAGGGTTTATGAAGGACTGCAGTGGATGCAGGCAGATCATCACAGAGATATTTGATGAATTTACTGCTTTTTTGCAAAGTGAACATGAGGGAATCTGTTATACGTTAAACATTGGAGAAAAGTGCAGCAGTCTTTCAAAACTTCAGAAGAGTTTTCATGAGACGTCGAGGACAAATGCTATTTTAGAGCATATCCACAGAGTAAATGAAGTAGTGTTTTATGACCAGATGGGATTTTACCGTCTTCTGATGTCCTATGAAAATACAGAGCCGATGAAGCGGTTTGTAGATGAGGTCTTAGGGGAAATTTTAGCATACGATAAAAAGAACCATACGCAGCTCATCGGGACAATGTGGGCGTATTTTGGCAGTGACTGTAATTTGCAGAGAACAGCAGACAGGCTTTTCTCACATAAAAATACAGTAAAATACAGACTTCAGCGGATCGAGCAGATCACCGGAAGAGATTTTGATAACCGGTTTGAAAGCCAGGAGCTTTATAATGCGCTGATGATCTATTATTATATTGAATAA